In Alkalihalobacterium alkalinitrilicum, a genomic segment contains:
- the sdaAB gene encoding L-serine ammonia-lyase, iron-sulfur-dependent subunit beta — MKYRTVFDIIGPIMIGPSSSHTAGAARIGRVARTLFGREPKWANIYFYGSFSKTYKGHGTDVAIVGGLLDFDTFDKRITSAIQISKTKGIEINFYEEEAVTDHPNTAKIILGDETDKLELVGISIGGGKIEVIQLNGFDLRLSGNHPAILVVHNDRYGVIASVSNILAKYQINIGHMEVSRKEKGQEALMVIEVDQNVDESLLKEMEALPNIHKVTKIHD, encoded by the coding sequence TTGAAGTACCGTACAGTGTTTGACATTATTGGTCCAATCATGATAGGTCCATCTAGTTCTCATACTGCAGGAGCTGCAAGAATTGGTCGCGTGGCTCGAACGTTGTTTGGCAGAGAACCAAAATGGGCCAATATTTACTTTTATGGATCTTTTTCAAAAACGTATAAAGGTCATGGTACCGATGTGGCAATTGTAGGTGGTCTTTTAGATTTTGATACTTTTGATAAACGTATTACAAGTGCCATTCAAATTTCCAAAACAAAAGGAATTGAAATTAATTTTTATGAAGAGGAAGCGGTGACAGATCATCCGAATACGGCAAAAATTATTCTTGGTGATGAAACAGATAAATTGGAGTTAGTTGGGATATCCATTGGTGGCGGAAAAATAGAAGTTATTCAACTCAACGGTTTCGACTTAAGACTTTCAGGTAATCATCCCGCAATACTTGTTGTGCATAACGACCGCTATGGTGTCATTGCGAGTGTATCCAATATATTAGCCAAATACCAAATTAATATTGGTCATATGGAAGTATCAAGAAAGGAAAAAGGACAAGAAGCTCTTATGGTTATTGAAGTTGATCAAAATGTAGACGAGTCTTTACTAAAAGAGATGGAAGCTTTACCTAATATTCATAAAGTGACTAAAATCCATGACTAG
- the sdaAA gene encoding L-serine ammonia-lyase, iron-sulfur-dependent, subunit alpha — MFRNVAELIELAESNQIPISEVMIKQEMEVSEKSQEAVFSLMEKNLDIMEEAVNRGIKENIKSVSGLTGGDAVLLQTYIQSGKSLSGDVVLDAVSKAIATNEVNAAMGTICATPTAGSAGVVPGTLFGLQNKLNPTKEQKVRFLFTAGAFGFVVANNASISGAAGGCQAEVGSATGMAAAAIVELAGGTPSQSAEAMAIALKNMLGLVCDPVAGLVEVPCVKRNAIGASIAIVAADMALAGITSRIPCDEVIDAMYKIGQTMPIALRETAQGGLAATPTGRELEAKIFGISLDKK; from the coding sequence ATGTTTCGAAATGTTGCGGAATTAATTGAGTTAGCAGAGTCCAATCAAATTCCAATTTCTGAAGTGATGATTAAGCAAGAGATGGAAGTATCGGAAAAAAGTCAAGAAGCCGTATTTTCTTTAATGGAAAAAAACCTCGATATTATGGAAGAAGCAGTGAATCGAGGAATAAAAGAAAACATTAAATCCGTATCGGGTCTAACTGGCGGTGATGCTGTTTTATTACAAACATACATCCAATCAGGAAAGTCACTTTCTGGAGATGTTGTTTTAGATGCAGTAAGTAAAGCTATTGCAACAAATGAAGTCAATGCTGCGATGGGAACGATTTGTGCAACACCAACAGCAGGTTCCGCAGGTGTCGTGCCTGGCACATTATTTGGATTGCAAAATAAACTTAATCCGACAAAAGAACAAAAAGTAAGGTTTCTTTTTACAGCAGGGGCCTTTGGGTTTGTGGTAGCTAATAATGCTTCCATTTCAGGAGCGGCAGGTGGATGTCAAGCTGAGGTAGGATCTGCAACAGGTATGGCAGCAGCAGCGATCGTTGAGTTAGCTGGTGGAACACCAAGTCAATCTGCTGAAGCGATGGCTATTGCTTTAAAGAATATGCTCGGACTCGTTTGTGATCCAGTCGCAGGTCTCGTGGAAGTTCCCTGTGTAAAAAGAAATGCAATAGGAGCATCGATTGCCATTGTTGCTGCTGATATGGCATTAGCAGGTATCACAAGTCGGATTCCGTGTGATGAAGTGATCGATGCGATGTACAAAATAGGGCAGACGATGCCTATTGCTTTGCGCGAAACAGCACAAGGTGGATTAGCGGCTACCCCAACTGGCCGAGAGTTAGAAGCTAAAATATTTGGGATTTCTCTTGATAAAAAATGA